A DNA window from Paenibacillus sp. HWE-109 contains the following coding sequences:
- a CDS encoding SDR family NAD(P)-dependent oxidoreductase — MSRVWFITGTSTGFGRKFVEQLLHTGDRIVATARNLNDIADLQKASPDQVHIASLDVTKKEQIQAAVQEAVERFGRIDIVVNNAGYGLFGMLEEYTDEEIRKQFDVNVFGMLDVIRETLPVFKKQKSGHYVNISSIFGVWAVPTFSLYAASKFAVEGFSKAMAAELEPFGIKTTIVEPGVFETEFMGHSRKLAEPLPEYAPIYEAFYRGYESLKKGDQGKAVKAMITMINSENPPLHFPVGALATYGIRDALGQRIKEVAAWEEVSLIAE; from the coding sequence ATGAGTAGAGTATGGTTTATTACAGGAACTTCCACGGGTTTCGGTCGTAAGTTTGTCGAGCAATTGCTTCACACGGGAGACAGAATTGTGGCAACTGCGCGTAATCTGAATGACATAGCTGATCTGCAAAAAGCATCCCCAGATCAAGTCCATATTGCATCATTGGATGTGACCAAGAAAGAGCAGATTCAAGCTGCGGTTCAAGAAGCTGTTGAGCGATTCGGACGGATTGATATTGTTGTTAATAATGCTGGATACGGGCTTTTTGGGATGCTGGAGGAATATACAGATGAAGAAATCAGAAAGCAATTTGATGTGAATGTATTTGGTATGCTGGATGTCATTCGTGAGACCCTGCCAGTCTTCAAAAAGCAAAAATCGGGTCATTATGTGAATATCTCATCGATCTTTGGTGTGTGGGCTGTTCCAACGTTCAGCCTGTATGCAGCTTCCAAATTTGCTGTAGAAGGTTTCTCCAAAGCAATGGCTGCTGAACTAGAACCCTTCGGGATCAAGACAACAATTGTGGAACCCGGTGTATTCGAAACAGAATTTATGGGACATTCAAGGAAATTAGCTGAACCTTTACCTGAATATGCCCCTATTTATGAAGCATTCTACCGAGGATATGAGTCTTTGAAAAAGGGTGATCAAGGTAAAGCGGTAAAAGCGATGATCACGATGATCAACAGTGAGAATCCGCCGCTGCATTTCCCGGTCGGTGCACTGGCGACATATGGCATTCGGGATGCTCTGGGCCAAAGGATCAAGGAAGTCGCGGCGTGGGAAGAGGTATCACTCATTGCCGAATGA
- a CDS encoding carbon-nitrogen hydrolase family protein yields the protein MYMQTLKVATAQYGLADVQSDADFWSRLGMKLRETVAKGANLIIFPEYVTAHLLSHQPVMTHEEACRHLNAYTSEYIAFFQRYSRELNVVILGGTHICQEDKGFVNKASLFFPDGRIEEQNKLHLTPEERNRWPLAAGDKLNIIETQWGRWAILTCYDIEFPELARLAGESGVQLVLCPSYTDSAFGYHRVRYCCQARAIENQYYVVLSGMVGSLPDERPQVDQGYCQAGIFTPCDVPFSADGIIQAGEVNRDMFVFAELDFAKLHANHKQGVVAPFYDRRRVYNRELRKMRIEEC from the coding sequence ATGTATATGCAAACCCTTAAAGTAGCTACCGCACAATATGGCCTCGCAGATGTCCAGTCTGACGCTGACTTCTGGTCCCGACTAGGAATGAAATTGCGCGAGACGGTGGCAAAAGGCGCAAATCTCATTATTTTCCCTGAATATGTGACCGCGCATTTGCTTAGCCATCAGCCCGTAATGACACATGAAGAGGCATGTCGGCATCTAAATGCTTACACAAGTGAATATATCGCCTTTTTTCAGCGTTACAGCCGTGAACTGAATGTTGTCATCCTTGGGGGAACCCATATTTGCCAAGAGGACAAAGGCTTCGTAAACAAAGCCAGCCTTTTTTTCCCGGATGGCCGCATCGAGGAGCAGAATAAGCTCCATTTAACGCCCGAAGAGAGAAACCGCTGGCCGCTTGCAGCAGGTGACAAGCTGAATATCATTGAAACGCAGTGGGGACGTTGGGCGATTCTGACTTGTTATGATATTGAATTTCCTGAACTTGCCCGATTGGCTGGGGAGAGCGGTGTGCAATTGGTATTGTGCCCTTCTTACACAGATAGTGCTTTCGGCTATCACCGTGTCCGGTATTGCTGTCAGGCCAGAGCGATCGAGAATCAATACTATGTCGTGCTAAGCGGGATGGTGGGCTCATTGCCGGATGAGCGTCCGCAGGTGGATCAAGGATATTGTCAGGCTGGCATATTTACGCCATGCGACGTGCCTTTTTCAGCAGATGGCATAATCCAGGCAGGCGAGGTGAACCGAGATATGTTCGTGTTCGCTGAGCTGGATTTCGCTAAACTTCATGCCAATCACAAGCAAGGTGTGGTTGCGCCCTTTTATGACCGTCGACGAGTGTACAACAGAGAATTGCGTAAAATGCGAATAGAGGAGTGCTGA
- a CDS encoding acyl-CoA-like ligand-binding transcription factor: MLSEQAEPVKIGLREKKKQKTRSMLQQQALRLFHEQGYHATTIEQIAEASEISLSTLFRYFSTKEALVIEDEFDPMIIHEFQKQPLDLNPIQALRVSLKAVFESVDQDRKEALHERTKLISSVPELRAASLIQTNESLLLIAKLVADRLHRTVDDLEILTFAGSVTGAMMAVQLYCASHPEASYVDSIDEALSNLELGLPLSKLTSNQ, translated from the coding sequence ATGCTCTCTGAACAAGCGGAACCAGTGAAGATCGGGCTTCGCGAAAAGAAAAAACAGAAAACCCGATCGATGCTGCAGCAGCAAGCACTGCGTTTGTTCCACGAACAAGGTTATCATGCAACGACGATCGAACAGATTGCAGAAGCAAGCGAGATTTCCCTAAGTACATTGTTCCGCTACTTCTCGACCAAAGAAGCACTGGTTATCGAGGATGAGTTTGATCCAATGATTATTCATGAATTCCAGAAACAACCTCTCGACTTGAATCCCATTCAAGCGCTGCGGGTGTCCTTGAAGGCCGTATTTGAGTCCGTTGATCAGGATAGAAAAGAAGCCTTGCACGAGCGAACGAAATTAATATCATCTGTTCCAGAGCTGCGTGCTGCTTCATTAATTCAGACGAACGAATCCTTACTGTTGATTGCCAAACTTGTGGCAGATCGTCTTCATCGCACCGTAGATGATCTTGAAATACTTACGTTTGCCGGTTCGGTGACTGGTGCAATGATGGCTGTTCAGCTTTATTGTGCCAGTCATCCAGAGGCTAGCTATGTTGATTCAATTGATGAAGCGCTATCCAATTTGGAATTAGGACTCCCACTTTCAAAACTGACTTCTAATCAGTAG
- a CDS encoding bifunctional GNAT family N-acetyltransferase/carbon-nitrogen hydrolase family protein encodes MTSDQISQFEKKVIIRSIEAADFQKIIALQHICFPNMNPWQISHLESHIRIFPEGQICVELDGDIIGSCSSLIVNFDDYLEQHTYSEITDKGFIRNHNPRGENLYGMEVMVHPDYRRMKIGRRLYEARKRLAEKLNLRSIIVGGRIPGYHKHSDMMSPREYAEEVLQQNIYDPVLTFQMMNGFTLKRIITNYLSDDEDSMNFAALLEWNNIDYKPSNSKTHYKLSFPVRICVIQYMMKKIDSFEEFATQCEHYVDVSADYKSDFAVFPENVTMQLLSFLEERSPSLAVRKLSTFTMQYVELFTELAVKYNVNIIGGSHFVEKNNRIYNVGHLFRRDGTIAQQYKLHISPNERRWWGINGGSKLEVFDTDCGKISIQLSSDIEYPEISRIVAEEGAQIIFVPFCAEDRQAFLRVKYCAQARAIENQVFTVTSGTVGNLTHVDNVDIQYAQSGVYTPADFSFPRDGIAGECSENTETVIMAEVDMEILQRHRKSTDVLTFRDRRTDIYSLQIRS; translated from the coding sequence ATGACATCCGATCAAATTTCACAATTTGAAAAGAAAGTGATAATCCGCAGCATTGAAGCCGCAGATTTCCAGAAAATAATTGCCTTGCAGCACATATGCTTCCCGAATATGAACCCTTGGCAGATATCGCATTTGGAGAGCCACATTCGTATTTTTCCTGAGGGACAAATTTGTGTGGAACTGGATGGCGATATCATCGGCTCCTGTTCGAGCTTAATTGTTAATTTCGATGATTACTTGGAGCAGCATACCTATTCTGAGATTACGGATAAAGGTTTTATCCGCAACCATAACCCGCGTGGTGAAAATTTGTACGGGATGGAAGTCATGGTGCATCCTGACTATCGTCGAATGAAAATCGGCAGAAGATTATATGAGGCTCGCAAGCGATTAGCTGAGAAGCTGAATCTTCGGAGCATCATTGTTGGGGGCCGCATTCCCGGGTATCACAAACATAGTGACATGATGTCGCCGCGAGAATATGCGGAAGAAGTGCTTCAACAGAACATTTATGATCCTGTTCTCACCTTCCAGATGATGAACGGCTTCACCCTGAAGCGGATTATTACGAACTATTTGTCCGATGACGAGGATTCCATGAACTTCGCCGCATTGCTCGAATGGAACAATATTGACTATAAGCCCAGCAACAGCAAGACACACTACAAGCTGTCGTTCCCTGTTCGCATTTGTGTCATTCAATATATGATGAAAAAAATTGACTCCTTCGAGGAGTTCGCGACACAATGCGAGCACTATGTCGATGTTTCTGCTGATTATAAATCCGATTTTGCCGTTTTCCCGGAAAATGTGACGATGCAGCTGCTCTCGTTCCTCGAGGAACGCTCACCGAGCCTTGCCGTTCGAAAACTCAGCACGTTCACGATGCAGTATGTTGAGTTATTTACCGAATTAGCGGTTAAATATAATGTGAACATCATTGGCGGCTCTCATTTCGTCGAAAAAAACAATCGTATCTATAACGTCGGCCATTTATTCCGCCGGGACGGAACGATTGCACAGCAGTACAAGCTGCATATCTCACCGAACGAACGAAGATGGTGGGGAATCAACGGCGGCTCGAAGCTTGAAGTTTTCGATACAGACTGCGGGAAGATATCGATCCAGCTAAGCAGCGATATCGAGTATCCGGAAATTTCGCGTATTGTTGCCGAGGAAGGCGCTCAGATTATTTTCGTGCCTTTTTGCGCGGAAGATCGTCAAGCATTTCTTCGTGTGAAATATTGTGCCCAGGCACGGGCGATTGAGAATCAAGTGTTCACCGTGACTTCTGGAACTGTTGGCAATCTTACACATGTGGACAATGTCGATATTCAATACGCACAGTCTGGTGTATATACCCCTGCTGATTTCTCCTTCCCGCGGGATGGGATCGCTGGCGAATGCAGCGAGAATACAGAGACAGTCATCATGGCGGAGGTCGACATGGAGATTTTGCAGCGCCACCGCAAATCGACGGATGTTTTGACCTTTCGAGATCGACGAACCGACATCTATTCCCTTCAAATTCGTTCCTAG
- a CDS encoding MDR family MFS transporter, whose protein sequence is MKRKNNKVLIVTGLIIGIIFAELDETVVSTALPSIIRDLNGLSLYGWVAGIYMLTMTAFMPILGKLADLFGRKRIYILSMSLFIGGSIISGFASSMPTLLLGRGIQGIGAGGLLPLAMVIFGDTFTVEQRAKTQGIFGAVMFVPQLLGPLLGGYFTQHISWHWIFWVNIPVGIVAAILLSIGLTESRGNMKSSIDWAGAILLVGAIVSLLLTPVLHETEGLAWGSPPIVGLWALGVILIGLFVFAEHKAKEPILPLHLFKNRTFVVLSLLVFTLVIAIMGSFASFPFFAQNVLGLSPIASGYLTLPLMAGVIVSSLVTGRLMTKVAYRTIFIVSMVLTVLALFLLTSLDMNTPIMEILGFFILLGLGYGFLLNNNLIVQESVEKENSGVALTSITLFQSFGMTIGVSVFGSLLASHVKSGIDKLVLTLPANSAAIIGDAAQGSIPFGLDWKMIEQIKSVFSEAFQNLFWVSCIIAIVVICICFFLKREVIAISSPQEEAVGLET, encoded by the coding sequence TTGAAACGAAAAAACAACAAAGTTCTAATTGTAACTGGCCTAATTATCGGAATTATTTTCGCTGAGCTTGATGAAACCGTCGTTAGCACGGCTCTGCCCAGTATTATTCGTGATTTGAACGGATTGTCGTTGTATGGCTGGGTGGCTGGGATCTACATGCTCACGATGACAGCTTTCATGCCGATTCTGGGAAAGTTGGCGGATTTGTTTGGACGTAAGCGAATTTATATTCTGAGCATGAGCTTATTCATAGGGGGATCGATCATAAGCGGATTCGCAAGCTCGATGCCGACATTACTTTTGGGGCGCGGCATTCAAGGGATCGGAGCTGGGGGGCTGCTGCCGCTGGCTATGGTTATTTTCGGCGATACGTTTACCGTTGAGCAGCGCGCCAAAACTCAAGGGATTTTCGGTGCAGTCATGTTTGTTCCGCAGCTCCTAGGACCATTGCTCGGGGGATACTTCACGCAGCATATTTCTTGGCATTGGATTTTCTGGGTCAATATCCCGGTCGGCATCGTTGCGGCTATCCTGCTTTCTATCGGGTTGACCGAATCCAGAGGCAACATGAAATCGAGCATCGACTGGGCAGGCGCGATTCTACTCGTTGGAGCGATCGTTTCCCTGCTCCTAACGCCAGTTCTCCACGAGACCGAGGGACTCGCTTGGGGTTCGCCTCCGATCGTTGGCTTGTGGGCGCTCGGCGTCATCTTGATCGGCTTGTTCGTATTCGCCGAGCATAAGGCGAAAGAACCGATTCTGCCGCTGCATCTCTTCAAGAATCGAACGTTCGTCGTACTATCGCTTCTGGTATTTACGCTGGTGATAGCGATTATGGGTTCCTTCGCTTCGTTCCCGTTCTTCGCTCAGAACGTGCTCGGCCTCTCGCCGATTGCATCCGGATACCTTACTTTGCCATTAATGGCCGGAGTCATTGTCTCGAGCCTGGTAACCGGTCGATTAATGACTAAAGTAGCTTATAGAACCATTTTCATCGTATCGATGGTGCTTACTGTACTTGCTCTTTTCTTGCTGACCAGTCTTGATATGAACACACCTATTATGGAAATCCTGGGCTTCTTTATTCTTCTTGGGCTCGGTTACGGTTTTCTACTTAATAATAATCTGATTGTGCAAGAGTCAGTAGAGAAGGAGAACAGCGGTGTCGCACTTACATCGATCACGTTATTTCAGTCGTTCGGGATGACGATTGGGGTCAGTGTTTTCGGCAGCTTGCTCGCTTCCCACGTTAAATCTGGCATTGACAAGCTCGTCTTAACATTGCCAGCGAACAGCGCTGCAATCATCGGTGATGCCGCGCAGGGAAGTATTCCGTTTGGCCTTGACTGGAAAATGATCGAACAGATTAAATCCGTTTTCTCGGAGGCTTTCCAGAATCTCTTCTGGGTCAGTTGCATCATTGCCATAGTCGTTATCTGCATCTGTTTCTTTTTGAAAAGAGAAGTGATTGCAATCTCGTCCCCCCAAGAAGAAGCGGTGGGGCTGGAAACATAA
- a CDS encoding MFS transporter: protein MNILLRNRGALLLLIFNIFLVFTGIGLVVPIMPKYMTELHISGSTVGMLVAAFSLTQLLFSPLAGRLSDTWGRKKIIVSGMVIFALSEWLFGAVSSTYLLFAARFLGGIGAALIMPAIMAYTADVTSNEERARGMGYITAAITTGFIIGPGIGGFLAEYGIRFPFYAAAVAGGLAAVITAMILPESLPVEKRQVSKAVDKPNLFLQLRYSYREPYFLSLIIVFVSSFGLANYETIFGLFVDHKFGFTPKDIAYIITFGSIAGAVVQATLFGWLLNRFGEKKVISYSLIISGIFVLLTLFVNKYWLVVVVTFIVFLAMDVLRPAISTQMSKVAPDQQGYVAGLNSAYTSLGNIVGPIVAGFLFDIDINYPYISASIVLILCYVLSVKARRRVVA from the coding sequence ATGAACATACTACTAAGAAACAGGGGCGCGCTATTGCTCCTCATATTCAATATTTTTCTAGTCTTCACAGGGATAGGACTCGTAGTTCCGATTATGCCTAAGTACATGACGGAACTTCATATAAGCGGAAGTACAGTAGGGATGCTTGTCGCGGCTTTTTCACTCACACAATTATTGTTTTCACCTTTGGCCGGAAGATTGTCTGATACTTGGGGACGCAAAAAGATAATTGTTTCTGGGATGGTCATTTTTGCACTCTCGGAGTGGCTATTCGGAGCTGTTAGTTCGACTTATTTGCTCTTTGCTGCTAGATTTCTGGGGGGAATTGGTGCTGCACTCATCATGCCTGCCATCATGGCCTATACTGCAGATGTTACCTCCAATGAAGAAAGAGCCAGAGGTATGGGATACATTACCGCAGCGATAACAACGGGATTTATTATTGGGCCAGGTATCGGAGGGTTTTTAGCGGAATACGGAATTCGGTTTCCCTTCTATGCGGCGGCAGTCGCAGGCGGTTTAGCAGCGGTAATCACCGCAATGATTCTGCCAGAATCATTACCTGTAGAAAAGCGTCAAGTCTCTAAGGCTGTGGATAAACCAAACCTGTTTCTTCAACTGCGGTATTCATACCGAGAGCCTTACTTTTTAAGTTTGATTATCGTGTTTGTTTCTTCTTTCGGTTTGGCGAACTACGAGACTATCTTTGGTTTGTTCGTTGACCACAAATTTGGTTTTACACCGAAAGACATAGCTTACATTATCACATTCGGATCCATTGCCGGTGCTGTCGTGCAAGCGACCCTATTCGGATGGCTTTTGAACCGTTTTGGAGAGAAGAAAGTAATCTCTTATAGTTTAATCATTTCAGGTATATTCGTTCTGTTAACTTTATTTGTAAACAAATATTGGTTGGTTGTTGTGGTTACTTTTATTGTGTTTTTGGCAATGGATGTCTTACGTCCGGCAATTAGTACTCAAATGTCCAAAGTAGCTCCTGATCAGCAAGGATATGTTGCAGGCCTTAACTCGGCTTATACAAGTCTCGGAAATATCGTTGGACCTATAGTTGCAGGCTTTTTATTCGATATTGATATTAATTATCCCTATATTTCTGCTTCCATCGTCCTCATCTTATGTTACGTTTTATCCGTAAAGGCGAGAAGAAGAGTAGTTGCTTAA
- a CDS encoding sugar phosphate isomerase/epimerase family protein, translated as MRKMGIGLQLYTLRDEMAQDAASVLQKVAEMGYEGVEFAGYYDFSPEQLKTLLTDLSLKAISSHVNMERLQNHLEEEIAMNVAIGSSYVVCPGINQAQRHALPETIAFFNECSSQFASKGIAFGFHNHYVEFTENYGDQPWFDAFLGSTSPDAMKSELDVCWVHHAGCDPITYLDKYAGRVPLIHLKDIRKFEDGTYQTLELGRGEMNLPAIIAKAEAAGTEWLIIEQDDCELPALESVKISIEWLRRNVSFAEVN; from the coding sequence ATGAGAAAAATGGGAATTGGTCTGCAATTATACACACTTCGAGATGAAATGGCTCAAGACGCCGCGTCGGTTTTGCAAAAGGTAGCCGAAATGGGTTATGAAGGTGTCGAGTTTGCTGGATATTACGATTTTAGCCCTGAACAGTTAAAGACGCTGCTTACCGACTTGTCGCTGAAAGCTATCAGCAGTCATGTAAACATGGAACGTCTACAGAACCATTTGGAAGAAGAAATTGCAATGAATGTTGCCATCGGCAGCAGTTATGTCGTCTGTCCCGGAATAAATCAAGCTCAGCGGCACGCTTTGCCCGAAACAATTGCTTTTTTTAACGAATGCAGCAGCCAATTCGCTAGCAAAGGCATCGCATTCGGCTTTCATAATCACTATGTTGAATTCACCGAAAATTATGGGGATCAACCATGGTTCGACGCTTTTTTGGGCAGTACTTCCCCAGATGCAATGAAAAGCGAGCTCGATGTTTGTTGGGTACATCACGCAGGCTGCGATCCCATTACATACCTTGACAAATACGCCGGGCGAGTACCTTTGATTCATTTGAAGGATATACGCAAGTTCGAAGATGGCACTTATCAAACGTTGGAGTTAGGACGGGGCGAGATGAATTTACCAGCCATCATTGCGAAAGCAGAAGCCGCGGGAACGGAATGGCTCATCATTGAACAAGACGATTGTGAACTACCTGCGTTAGAAAGTGTAAAGATAAGTATAGAATGGCTGCGTCGAAATGTTAGCTTTGCAGAAGTCAATTAA
- a CDS encoding AraC family transcriptional regulator, with protein sequence MLHEREDKLQAEALYAGMAHHKKRFRNPHEFLSTYIIRLQTSGYCEALIDNEFVVIAPGDLLMFRPGEKYELIMKDTSIDYYVICKGTWIDQWWAHFSPPQKTTIPLDDDLLKQWNQLAKETLRVNDTSAELTDYILRVLCLSLQRLHEIAGMGQTSSPSYIAYRIKNFIDQHATEDLKLEQIAKHAGISISRAVYLFKTNFGQSIMSYAIEVRLAIACERIRFSVMSLEYIAKASGFNSYTYFYRQFRMHYGVSPRQYKEEQQKRLKLPVE encoded by the coding sequence GTGCTTCATGAACGCGAGGATAAATTGCAAGCTGAAGCGCTTTATGCAGGGATGGCACATCATAAAAAGCGGTTTCGAAATCCGCATGAGTTTCTAAGCACTTATATCATCCGGCTGCAGACAAGCGGTTACTGTGAAGCACTTATCGATAACGAATTTGTCGTGATTGCGCCTGGAGACCTGCTTATGTTTCGTCCAGGCGAAAAGTACGAGCTCATCATGAAAGACACTAGCATCGACTACTATGTGATTTGCAAGGGAACATGGATCGACCAATGGTGGGCACATTTCTCCCCTCCACAAAAGACGACCATCCCCCTCGACGACGATCTCCTGAAGCAGTGGAACCAGTTGGCGAAGGAAACGTTGCGGGTGAATGACACCAGTGCAGAGCTAACGGATTATATCCTGCGCGTCCTTTGTTTATCCTTACAGCGATTGCATGAAATTGCCGGTATGGGACAAACATCAAGCCCATCCTACATTGCCTATCGCATCAAAAATTTCATCGATCAGCATGCAACAGAAGATCTCAAATTGGAACAAATTGCCAAACATGCGGGAATTAGCATTTCCAGAGCTGTCTATTTGTTTAAAACGAATTTCGGTCAATCCATCATGAGTTATGCCATTGAAGTCCGCCTTGCGATCGCATGTGAGCGTATTCGTTTCAGCGTAATGTCGCTGGAGTATATCGCTAAAGCGAGTGGCTTTAATAGCTATACCTACTTCTATAGACAATTTCGCATGCACTATGGGGTATCCCCCCGACAGTATAAAGAAGAACAGCAGAAACGCTTGAAGCTTCCGGTGGAGTAG
- a CDS encoding OsmC family protein, with protein sequence MAITTFKATAHLQEGVVVKVSSRNFEFTIDEPKSLGGTDTGMNPVEALLGSLGACQSIVARVYAKKFDINLEDFRVEVEGDLDLDGFFKKSDVRPGYSDIRYTFYIKTDASKERVEEFVKFLEETCPVGDTIANLVNLKLKDIVIEN encoded by the coding sequence ATCGCTATTACAACATTTAAAGCAACAGCACATCTGCAAGAAGGTGTTGTTGTCAAAGTTAGCTCCAGAAATTTTGAATTTACGATTGATGAACCTAAAAGTTTAGGTGGAACCGATACTGGTATGAATCCAGTTGAAGCGCTGCTTGGTTCGTTAGGCGCATGTCAATCCATTGTAGCCAGAGTATATGCCAAGAAGTTTGATATCAATCTTGAAGACTTCCGAGTAGAAGTCGAAGGTGATTTGGACTTGGACGGATTCTTTAAAAAGTCAGATGTTCGACCTGGTTATTCTGACATTCGCTACACTTTTTATATCAAAACAGACGCTTCCAAAGAACGGGTTGAAGAATTTGTTAAGTTTTTAGAAGAAACTTGCCCGGTTGGCGATACGATAGCAAACTTGGTCAATCTAAAGTTAAAAGATATTGTCATTGAAAACTAA
- the speD gene encoding adenosylmethionine decarboxylase, giving the protein MEYSTYGRHVAVDAWGVHFDHLNAADLLCKQMVQAAEASGATILSVQSKQFEPQGATVLLLLSESHMSIHTYPEKGFAALDCYTCGETVDPQVAIQAMLDFLQPDSTSQASLSRGMGALHVRISNEADEVDTAHEADPSDAAADASDAAKFRM; this is encoded by the coding sequence ATGGAATATTCAACGTATGGACGTCATGTTGCTGTGGATGCTTGGGGAGTACATTTTGATCACTTAAATGCGGCTGACCTCCTGTGCAAACAAATGGTCCAAGCGGCAGAAGCGAGCGGAGCCACGATTCTTTCGGTCCAATCCAAACAATTCGAGCCGCAAGGCGCCACGGTGTTGCTTCTCTTATCCGAGAGTCACATGTCAATCCACACGTATCCGGAAAAAGGCTTCGCAGCACTGGATTGCTATACGTGCGGAGAAACGGTCGATCCCCAAGTAGCTATTCAAGCGATGCTCGACTTTTTACAACCAGATTCAACTTCACAAGCTAGCCTATCAAGAGGTATGGGAGCGCTGCATGTTCGTATTTCGAATGAGGCAGATGAAGTGGATACTGCGCATGAGGCAGATCCCTCCGATGCTGCTGCAGACGCTTCGGATGCTGCGAAATTTCGGATGTAG
- a CDS encoding TetR/AcrR family transcriptional regulator, with translation MNKKQLQSESTKKRVADAARSLFVQKGYKATSIEDIVGATGSSKGNIYYHFKSKEGLFLYLIEEWDREWEAQWKQKESLYPTTTEKMFGIAEQMVLEDLNHPLTKAANEFFNNEEKASDVEERITELVNGHLKFYETLIQQGIDSGEFKQSNVKGLSVIFESLTMGLSQMSQKLSQKDALALYHLAIQVFLNGITENRS, from the coding sequence ATGAACAAAAAGCAACTGCAAAGCGAGAGTACCAAGAAAAGAGTTGCGGACGCTGCCAGGAGCCTGTTTGTTCAAAAAGGTTATAAGGCAACTTCGATTGAGGATATTGTGGGTGCAACAGGCAGCAGCAAGGGGAATATTTATTATCATTTCAAAAGCAAGGAAGGGCTGTTTCTCTATTTAATTGAGGAATGGGACCGGGAATGGGAAGCCCAATGGAAACAAAAAGAGTCGCTTTACCCTACAACGACAGAGAAAATGTTCGGAATTGCAGAGCAAATGGTTCTTGAAGATCTAAACCATCCTTTGACCAAAGCTGCCAATGAATTTTTTAATAACGAGGAGAAAGCCAGTGATGTTGAAGAACGAATAACCGAACTGGTGAATGGACATCTTAAATTCTATGAAACGCTGATACAACAAGGGATTGATAGCGGGGAATTCAAGCAAAGCAACGTAAAAGGGCTTTCCGTTATTTTTGAAAGTTTAACCATGGGCCTCAGCCAGATGTCTCAAAAATTAAGCCAGAAGGATGCGCTCGCCTTATATCATTTAGCGATTCAAGTTTTCCTGAATGGGATTACAGAAAACCGCAGTTGA
- a CDS encoding GNAT family N-acetyltransferase, translating into MIRQAKKEDAAAVISLMYTAIGDIAHTLAGTQDVGTACQVLEGFFQEKGNRISFENVLVLEEDNRVIAFMLAYHGSRAAELDRPFLNRLAAIGSTTVSIEREAREDEYYLDSIAVHADYQGRGIGTKLLRLFEQQAAELGHDKIMLLVDLENKAAKALYVKMGYKEDGIVTVSGHLFNRMVKGLELETAQ; encoded by the coding sequence ATGATACGTCAGGCAAAAAAAGAAGATGCTGCTGCAGTAATTAGCTTAATGTACACGGCGATAGGCGATATTGCCCACACGTTGGCGGGAACCCAGGATGTTGGGACAGCTTGTCAGGTGCTGGAGGGATTTTTCCAGGAAAAAGGCAACCGCATCAGTTTCGAAAACGTGTTGGTGCTCGAAGAAGACAATCGCGTCATCGCCTTTATGCTAGCCTACCATGGCAGTCGAGCGGCGGAACTGGATCGTCCATTTCTTAATCGCCTAGCTGCGATTGGCAGCACAACGGTGAGCATTGAGCGCGAAGCACGCGAGGATGAGTATTATTTGGACTCTATCGCCGTTCATGCGGATTACCAAGGCAGAGGGATTGGAACCAAGCTGCTGCGATTGTTCGAACAGCAAGCTGCAGAGCTTGGCCATGATAAAATTATGCTGCTTGTGGATCTGGAGAATAAAGCCGCGAAGGCTTTGTACGTTAAGATGGGGTATAAAGAAGATGGCATTGTAACGGTTAGCGGGCATTTATTTAATCGAATGGTTAAAGGGTTGGAGTTGGAGACGGCGCAGTAG